A window of Methanolobus chelungpuianus genomic DNA:
TCAAAAGGACAGTGCCCGACCCGTTATCCGCTTCCACCACTACGGCGTCGCCGAAGATGTTGGACATGCCCACAAGTTCGGCAACATGCCTGTTGTTGGGATGGTAGAATACTTCCTCGGGCGTGCCTGTCTGCTGCACGCGCCCTTCATGGAAAACCACCACCTTATCAGCTATTGTGAAAGCTTCCACATGGTTGTGCGTGATAAAGAGTACCGGTATCCCGAGCTCTCTCTGTATCTGCTTGATCCTTTCCCGGAGTTTCATGCGGACGATCATGTCCAGCGCCGAGAAGGGTTCGTCCAGCAGCAGGATATCGGGTTTCGGGGCCAGCGCGCGGGCCAGCGCTACCCTTTGTTTCTGTCCTCCCGACAGCTGCGAGGGGTAATTGTCCTCAAGGCCCTCGATATGGAGCAGGTGCAGCATCTCCCGGACCCTTCTGTCCTTTTCCTCCTCGCCCCATCCTTTCAGGCCGTAGGCTATGTTCTTTTTGACATCCATGTGGGGGAAAAGGGCATAGTTCTGGAAAACGTAGCCTAGACTGCGTTCCTGGACCGGAAGGTTGATCTGCTTATGGCAGTCGAAGTACGTCCTGTCATTGACTATTATCTTACCGCCATTTGGTTCCAGCAGCCCTGATATGCACTGGAGGGTCGTGGTCTTCCCGGAACCGGAGCGTCCGAAAAGTACCACCAGCTCGTTGCCGGCCTCGAACTTGGCATCAAGCAGGAAAGCCGGCTCTATACCTCTCTTCTTATCGCTCTTCTTCCTGTAGTACCGTTTCCTGAAATCCACTCTGATGCCCATACTTCCTCCTCATATCCTCCAGCTGTTAACAAGTTTTGCAGTCACGGCCATGGAAAGGAAAGATATTGCCACGAGTATGATGACCAGCATATTGGCAAGCTCGCTGTTGCCTGCCTGGAATGCGCTGTATATAGAGATCGACATTGTGTTGGTCCTTCCCGGGATATTGCCGGCGACCATGAGCGTTGCACCGAATTCCCCCACGGCCCTTGCAAAGCTCAGGACGATGCCTGCAAGTATGCCCTTTCTGGCAAGCGGGAGCGTAATGAAGAGTGCAGTGTCAAGCTCCTTCCTTCCCAGGGTGAATGCTGCATATTCGAAATCCCTGTCCACGGCCTCGATGGCTGCCGTGGTGGTCTTGACCATCAGCGGAATAGACACTATGAAAGCCGCAATGGCAGCGGCCTCCCAGGTGAATAGTATGCTCCATCCTGTTATGTTGTACAATATGCTGCCAAGAAAGCCGTTCCTGCCCAGGAGCACCACCAGCAGGTAACCTGTCACCGTGGGTGGAAGCACAAGGGGTAAAGTAACAAAGATGTCTGCAAGCCATTTTCCCCTGAAATCACGTCTTGCGAGTATATATGATATGATCACGCCTGCCAGCGCCACTGCAAGCGTGGATATTACCGCAATTTTCAGTGTAATTGAAAGGGGGAACCAGATCTGTTCTATCATCACTTACATTCCAAAATATATGTCCTGAATCCTTATGTCCCCAATATAGATTTACTTTTGTTCCGGACATAACTGTCCTGTCAGGCGCTGCATCTCACTCGCTCTGAGGAATGCTGAACCCATATTGTTCCAGTATGGTTCTGCCGTTCTCTCCCGTCACGAAGTCCACAAATCTCTGTGATTCTTCGAGATGCCGGGTGGATGAGACAACAGCTATTGGGTATGTGACGGGTGTGCTCACGGGGACAGAGGTTACCACTTCAATTGTATCCCGCCGTGCAGACGATGCGTCGGTGCTGAACACAAATCCCGCATCAGCTTCTCCCATTTCCACGTAGACAAGCACCTGCTTCACGTTCTCTCCCATGAGCATCTTGCCTGAAACGCTGCCCCACATCCCGGCGCTGACTAGTGATTCCCTTGCATATTTACCTGCGGGCACTGTCTCCGGATTCCCTATCGCTATGTTCCTGACATCGGACCTCGTAAGGTCTTCCATGCCTGTGATCCCAAGACCGTTACCCTTTGGGACTATCAGCACGAGGGAGTTCTCCACGAAATCCTCTCTTGTATCGTTATGTATCAAGCCCTTTGATGCAAGCATGTCCATCTGGTCCCGGGCAGCCGATGCAAACACATCTATGGGCGCTCCGCCCTCGATCTGTGACCTGAGGGTTCCCGATGACGCAAAGTTGAAAACGACATCTATGCCCGGATTATCTGTTTCGAACTCCTTCTCCATTGCTGTGAAAGCTTCGGTAAGGCTTGCAGCAGAGGATACTGTTATTGTTGTGTTCTGCGTCGGCCTTGTACCTGTGTCAGTGTCCGTACATCCGCTCACAAAGAGCCCCATCG
This region includes:
- the modB gene encoding molybdate ABC transporter permease subunit; protein product: MIEQIWFPLSITLKIAVISTLAVALAGVIISYILARRDFRGKWLADIFVTLPLVLPPTVTGYLLVVLLGRNGFLGSILYNITGWSILFTWEAAAIAAFIVSIPLMVKTTTAAIEAVDRDFEYAAFTLGRKELDTALFITLPLARKGILAGIVLSFARAVGEFGATLMVAGNIPGRTNTMSISIYSAFQAGNSELANMLVIILVAISFLSMAVTAKLVNSWRI
- a CDS encoding ABC transporter ATP-binding protein, giving the protein MGIRVDFRKRYYRKKSDKKRGIEPAFLLDAKFEAGNELVVLFGRSGSGKTTTLQCISGLLEPNGGKIIVNDRTYFDCHKQINLPVQERSLGYVFQNYALFPHMDVKKNIAYGLKGWGEEEKDRRVREMLHLLHIEGLEDNYPSQLSGGQKQRVALARALAPKPDILLLDEPFSALDMIVRMKLRERIKQIQRELGIPVLFITHNHVEAFTIADKVVVFHEGRVQQTGTPEEVFYHPNNRHVAELVGMSNIFGDAVVVEADNGSGTVLLKSGEMLIKANNTGLRTGDRTSWGIRPENIRILREDMEGTTQESNIFSASVRSTINKGSSRLMALEVPEHQDLLFAEVPNQLLENRGLQTGDACRIRIDMNRIVLF
- the modA gene encoding molybdate ABC transporter substrate-binding protein, which gives rise to MALSKKLILAIAAILTMGLFVSGCTDTDTGTRPTQNTTITVSSAASLTEAFTAMEKEFETDNPGIDVVFNFASSGTLRSQIEGGAPIDVFASAARDQMDMLASKGLIHNDTREDFVENSLVLIVPKGNGLGITGMEDLTRSDVRNIAIGNPETVPAGKYARESLVSAGMWGSVSGKMLMGENVKQVLVYVEMGEADAGFVFSTDASSARRDTIEVVTSVPVSTPVTYPIAVVSSTRHLEESQRFVDFVTGENGRTILEQYGFSIPQSE